From a single Populus trichocarpa isolate Nisqually-1 chromosome 17, P.trichocarpa_v4.1, whole genome shotgun sequence genomic region:
- the LOC18107076 gene encoding O-fucosyltransferase 1 isoform X2, which translates to MRRLGHQRQHGKQGGGGGLLAKLSIAVLFLLICSLSLLSAPFTPNTNGSTASSQINVEELWKSANSGGWKPSSAPRSKWPPPPKETNGYLRVRCNGGLNQQRSAICNAVLAARIMNATLVLPELDANSFWHDDSGFHGLYDVEHFIQSLRFDVQIVERIPEIHKNGKTKKIKAFQLRPPRDAPISWYTTDALKKMKEHGAIYLSPFSHRLAEEIDNPEYQRLRCRVNYHALRFKPHIMKLSESIVDKLRSQGHFMAIHLRFEMDMLSFAGCFDIFTPAEQKILKKYRKENFADKTLIYKERRAIGKCPLTPEEVGLILRAMGFNNSTRIYLAAGELFGGERFMTPFRALFPRLENHSSVDASEELATNSQGLIGSAVDYMVCLLADIFMPTYDGPSNFANNLLGHRLYYGFRTNIRPDRKGLAPVFIARENGRTAGFEEAVRHVMLKTNFGGPHKRISPESFYTNSWPECFCQMETQNPAHKCPSENVMQNLHSQLVTENIDMEQHNRSDSTVSLAER; encoded by the exons ATGAGGAG ATTAGGGCACCAAAGGCAGCACGGGAagcaaggaggaggaggaggattatTAGCCAAACTATCGATTGCAGTCCTTTTTCTCTTGATCTGCTCTCTTTCTTTACTCTCCGCTCCATTTACTCCTAACACTAACGGATCCACCGCATCATCTCAG ATAAATGTAGAAGAGCTATGGAAAAGTGCGAATTCGGGTGGGTGGAAGCCGTCATCGGCTCCACGATCTAAGTGGCCAC CTCCTCCAAAGGAGACTAATGGGTATCTCCGTGTTCGTTGTAATGGCGGTTTGAATCAGCAAAGAAGCGCG ATTTGTAATGCTGTTCTTGCTGCAAGAATCATGAACGCTACACTTGTTTTGCCTGAGTTGGATGCAAACTCCTTCTGGCATGATGACAG TGGATTTCATGGCCTCTATGATGTTGAGCATTTTATCCAGTCACTGAGATTTGATGTACAAATTGTGGAAAGAATTCCAGAAATTCATAAAAATGGGAAAACCAAGAAGATTAAAGCTTTTCAG CTGCGCCCCCCTAGAGATGCTCCTATTAGTTGGTATACAACTGATGCTctgaagaaaatgaaggaacATGGAGCCATTTATCTAAGTCCATTTTCACATCGTTTAGCTGAAGAAATTGACAACCCTGAGTATCAACGGTTAAGGTGCAGGGTTAACTATCATGCTCTAAGATTTAAACCGCATATTATGAAGTTAAGCGAGTCAATAGTTGATAAACTACGCTCACAAGGTCACTTCATGGCAATACACCTCCGTTTTGAGATGGACATGCTGTCATTTGCTGG GTGCTTTGACATATTTACCCCTgcagaacaaaaaatattgaaaaagtaTCGGAAGGAAAATTTTGCTGATAAAACACTCATTTATAAAGAAAGAAGGGCCATTGGAAAATGTCCACTAACTCCAGAAGAG GTTGGTCTTATCTTACGTGCTATGGGGTTCAACAATTCCACCAGGATATACCTAGCAGCTGGCGAACTGTTTGGTGGAGAGCGGTTTATGACACCATTTAGGGCCCTATTCCCTCGCCTTGAGAATCACAGTTCTGTTGATGCCAGTGAGGAGCTGGCTACGAACTCTCAGGGATTGATAGGATCTGCTGTGGATTACATGGTTTGTCTTCTTGCTGACATATTTATGCCAACTTATGATGGACCAAGCAACTTTGCCAACAATCTCCTGGGTCACCGTCTGTATTATGGCTTTCGAACAAATATTAGACCTGACAGGAAAGGCCTTGCCCCAGTTTTTATTGCTCGAGAGAACGGAAGGACAGCTGGTTTTGAAGAAGCTGTTAGGCATGTTATGCTCAAAACAAACTTTGGTGGCCCCCACAAACGGATCTCACCCGAGTCATTTTATACAAATTCTTGGCCGGAATGTTTTTGTCAAATGGAAACACAGAATCCTGCTCATAAATGCCCATCAGAGAATGTCATGCAAAATTTGCACAGCCAATTAGTGACTGAAAACATCGACATGGAACAACACAACCGATCAGATTCAACAGTATCCTTGGCAGAAAGATAG
- the LOC18107076 gene encoding O-fucosyltransferase 1 isoform X1, whose translation MRRRLGHQRQHGKQGGGGGLLAKLSIAVLFLLICSLSLLSAPFTPNTNGSTASSQINVEELWKSANSGGWKPSSAPRSKWPPPPKETNGYLRVRCNGGLNQQRSAICNAVLAARIMNATLVLPELDANSFWHDDSGFHGLYDVEHFIQSLRFDVQIVERIPEIHKNGKTKKIKAFQLRPPRDAPISWYTTDALKKMKEHGAIYLSPFSHRLAEEIDNPEYQRLRCRVNYHALRFKPHIMKLSESIVDKLRSQGHFMAIHLRFEMDMLSFAGCFDIFTPAEQKILKKYRKENFADKTLIYKERRAIGKCPLTPEEVGLILRAMGFNNSTRIYLAAGELFGGERFMTPFRALFPRLENHSSVDASEELATNSQGLIGSAVDYMVCLLADIFMPTYDGPSNFANNLLGHRLYYGFRTNIRPDRKGLAPVFIARENGRTAGFEEAVRHVMLKTNFGGPHKRISPESFYTNSWPECFCQMETQNPAHKCPSENVMQNLHSQLVTENIDMEQHNRSDSTVSLAER comes from the exons ATGAGGAG AAGATTAGGGCACCAAAGGCAGCACGGGAagcaaggaggaggaggaggattatTAGCCAAACTATCGATTGCAGTCCTTTTTCTCTTGATCTGCTCTCTTTCTTTACTCTCCGCTCCATTTACTCCTAACACTAACGGATCCACCGCATCATCTCAG ATAAATGTAGAAGAGCTATGGAAAAGTGCGAATTCGGGTGGGTGGAAGCCGTCATCGGCTCCACGATCTAAGTGGCCAC CTCCTCCAAAGGAGACTAATGGGTATCTCCGTGTTCGTTGTAATGGCGGTTTGAATCAGCAAAGAAGCGCG ATTTGTAATGCTGTTCTTGCTGCAAGAATCATGAACGCTACACTTGTTTTGCCTGAGTTGGATGCAAACTCCTTCTGGCATGATGACAG TGGATTTCATGGCCTCTATGATGTTGAGCATTTTATCCAGTCACTGAGATTTGATGTACAAATTGTGGAAAGAATTCCAGAAATTCATAAAAATGGGAAAACCAAGAAGATTAAAGCTTTTCAG CTGCGCCCCCCTAGAGATGCTCCTATTAGTTGGTATACAACTGATGCTctgaagaaaatgaaggaacATGGAGCCATTTATCTAAGTCCATTTTCACATCGTTTAGCTGAAGAAATTGACAACCCTGAGTATCAACGGTTAAGGTGCAGGGTTAACTATCATGCTCTAAGATTTAAACCGCATATTATGAAGTTAAGCGAGTCAATAGTTGATAAACTACGCTCACAAGGTCACTTCATGGCAATACACCTCCGTTTTGAGATGGACATGCTGTCATTTGCTGG GTGCTTTGACATATTTACCCCTgcagaacaaaaaatattgaaaaagtaTCGGAAGGAAAATTTTGCTGATAAAACACTCATTTATAAAGAAAGAAGGGCCATTGGAAAATGTCCACTAACTCCAGAAGAG GTTGGTCTTATCTTACGTGCTATGGGGTTCAACAATTCCACCAGGATATACCTAGCAGCTGGCGAACTGTTTGGTGGAGAGCGGTTTATGACACCATTTAGGGCCCTATTCCCTCGCCTTGAGAATCACAGTTCTGTTGATGCCAGTGAGGAGCTGGCTACGAACTCTCAGGGATTGATAGGATCTGCTGTGGATTACATGGTTTGTCTTCTTGCTGACATATTTATGCCAACTTATGATGGACCAAGCAACTTTGCCAACAATCTCCTGGGTCACCGTCTGTATTATGGCTTTCGAACAAATATTAGACCTGACAGGAAAGGCCTTGCCCCAGTTTTTATTGCTCGAGAGAACGGAAGGACAGCTGGTTTTGAAGAAGCTGTTAGGCATGTTATGCTCAAAACAAACTTTGGTGGCCCCCACAAACGGATCTCACCCGAGTCATTTTATACAAATTCTTGGCCGGAATGTTTTTGTCAAATGGAAACACAGAATCCTGCTCATAAATGCCCATCAGAGAATGTCATGCAAAATTTGCACAGCCAATTAGTGACTGAAAACATCGACATGGAACAACACAACCGATCAGATTCAACAGTATCCTTGGCAGAAAGATAG